The Propionispora vibrioides DNA segment ATTTTACAGACCAAAATCGTTAAACGGGGTATATCGCTAAAAGCGCTTGATTATGGTAAAGTCGATCCGGCATCGCATGGTACGGTACGTCAGATCATCAAGATTAAAAAGGGAATCGACAAGGAGACGGCCAAACTGGTTGTAGCTGCTATCAAGGAAAGCAAACTTAAAGTTCAGCCGCAGATTATGGATGATCAAGTCCGCGTGTCAGGGAAGAATAAAGATGATTTGCAAAATACCATTGCCAAGTTAAAGCAAATGGATTTTAAGGTAGATTTACAGTTTGTCAATTTCAGATCATAAAAAGACTTGTTTTTCGATAAGTTTTATCTTTAGCATGTTTGTTGATGCGGTGGTTAGTTACTAGGGAGCGTGAAGACATAAATACATGAGTATCCGGTTATGATAAAGAGAAAGGGTCTGCACGCTGATTCTCGTGCAGACCCTTTCTCTTTTTATAGATTACTGTTGATCGTTAGTCAGACCAATGACATCAAGCACCTTGAATGCCAGACTGAGAATAATGGAAACGATTGTGGCCAGCGCCATACCTTTCAAGGTCACTGTGCCAAAGGTAATACTGGCGCCACTGACACCGATGATTAATACGATAGAGGTAAGAATCAAGTTGCGGGAACGGCTGTAATCTACTTTGGATTCTACCAGCATGCGAATGCCGGATGCTGCAATGACACCGAACAGCAGCAGAGATACGCCACCCATTACGGCTGTGGGAATACTTTGAATTGCAGCAGCTAATTTTCCAACGAAGGATAGAACAATGGCAAGAACCGCCGCACCGCCAATAACCCAAACACTGTATACCTTAGTAATGGCCATAACGCCGATGTTTTCACCATAGGTTGTGTTCGGTGTAGAACCAAAGAAGCCAGATAACAGTGTCGATAGCCCATTGCCCAGCAGAGACCGGTGAAGGCCAGGATCTTTGGTCAGATCACGGCCAACAATATTTCCTGTTACGACTAAGTGTCCAATATGTTCGGCAATGACTACAAGGGCAGCAGGGATAATAACCGCAATGGCACTGAAATTAAATTCAGGGGCATAAAATTGAGGAATGGCAAACCAAGGGGCTTTTTCAATGCCGCTTAAATCGACAAGCCCTGTGAGGGAAGCCAGCACATAACCGCTCAAAACACCAATCAGAATGGGAATGATAGACATAAAACCTCGAAAGAGGATGGAACCGAATACGGTCACTAACAGGGTGAAGATGGAGACAGTAACGACGTTGGGGTCCAGTTTTTCGGCTGTAAGGCCAGCCATTCCAGCAGCTACGGGAGCCAGTTCCAATCCAATTACGGCTACAATGGCACCCATGGCGGCAGGAGGAAACACGACGTCAATCCACTTAGTACCTGTGGCGCTGATGCTTAATGCCACCACGGAGAAAATAACGCCTGCGATGATGAATCCGCCTAAAGCAGCCGGATAACCATATTGTGGGATAACCGCTAAAACCGGTGAGATAAACGCGAAACTGGAGCCAAGGTAAGCGGGAATTTTTCCTTTGCAAATCATTAAGTACAATAGGGTACCAATGCCATTAAACAATAAAATAGTGGCAGGATTGACCTTAAAGAGGATTGGTACAAGTACGGTAGCGCCGAACATGGCAAATAAATGCTGTAAACTTAAGGGAAAGGTTTGTAATAAAGGCAATCTTTCTTCAACTTGGATAACTCGATTTATCATAAAATAACCTCCCAAATCCTTTGGTACACATAAAAAGCCTCTTACCGGAGTAAGAGGCATGGATATATCACAGTTCTATTGTTTACTGTGGTGTACCTTCTTAGTCTCTCCGGACTAAATTAAAGGAATATACTATATTTTATAAAGAATGTAACATACTTTACTTTGCTTGTCTACTTTTTTCTGCAAAAATAGACTGGGCAATTGCCATATTTTTCGTTACAATATAATAAAAAAGAGTAGTTATCATTAGTTGTCATTAAATTTGCGAGAATTTATGTTGCATTGCGTAAAGGGGAGAAGATAATGGCTAATAATATAAATGGAACAGGATACAATACGGCCTTACGTGAGCTTGGGGGAGAGAAGGAAACGGTTTTTGGAGAGCAGCATCGTTTTCGGTACGTTGATCAGGAAGAACGCTGGCGTCAGGAATATAGACAGCAGCAAATAGTTGAAAACCAATTGGCGGCTGTAAAGAAGCTGACTTATGATCCTGTTGATTATGCTTCTCTGGTGATCCGTACTCCTTGGAAGGATCAGCCGCTTACTGATTTTTCTTATCTGGTTGTGGATGCCCAAGATCAGGTAGAGAAAAGTTATTTTTTCCGGGTGATAAAAAGAATTGCCATAATTATCGCTTTAATTGTAGTGCTGGTTATTGGTGCCAATGCGATTGTTTTGTGGATTACAGGAGTTTTAGGCGCCGCTGTAGCCGCTTCGTTATATTTTATTGTCAATGATAAACGCAGTGCTTTGGAAAAAGCGACGGCGGAGGCCCAATTCGAGGTGGAACGGCTGGAAAATGAAGAAAAAAACATGAATGAGCAGGCAAAAATGGTACATGAGCAAAGTGAGGATGCCCGGGTATCGGAAATAGAAAAATTGTTGGACGGTGATCTTTCGGCTGTTATCTTAAGGTTGGATAATGTATTGCCGAAGATAGGGTTTCCCTTTCCTGTAGATATTGATATCGAATTCTATAATAATATACCCCTGGTGAGAGTCTGGCTGCCTAATCGAGATGTTATTCCGCGCAATACTTGCGAACTATTGCCTTCCGGGCGGTTAAAATATACGGAAAAGGAATTACGGGATATTAATAAACAGTATTTGGAATTGTGTACGGCAATTCTTATCCAAATTATGTTAGTCATTTATGCACATATTCCATCGTTTGACCGGGGATATATATATGGGGTATCGAAAGAAGAATTGCAAAATAATTGTTTAATGAATATAACTTTAGAACGGGAAAGCTTGACGGTCGCTTGTGAAGCGGCCAATGTGCTGGCTGCTGCCCAGGCGCTGGATACGCAATTTGAATGCGACACCAATTTAAAATTATCCCCTATTGAAGCCGTTCGTCCGGCTGAGTGGGCCGATGTTGAACGGAAGGATATTCGTGGGATAAACATTAAAATTTTTAAATAATGATAATTACTAATTAATAAATATTCCGGAAAGAAGGATTTTGGGTTACCTGAGCGGAATGTTTATTATATGTGTTACATACATAATTTCAGCGAAGATAAGGGGGATTATAATGAAAATTGCCGAGGTTATTCAAACTGCCGATTGGAAAGCTGAAAAACACGTACCGGTGATTAACGCGCCGGCACAGGTAAAAGCGGGAGAAAAATTCAGCGTGAAGGTCTGTGTTGGCCAGGAAATTGCTCATCCGAATACAACGGAACATCACATTCGTTGGATTAAATTGTACTTTAAGCCCACTAACGGAAAATTTGTATATGAAGTTGCATCCTTTGAGTTCAACGCCCATGGTGAGTCAACAGACGGCGCCAACAAAGGACCTGTTTACACAGAAACTGATTCACAGGCCACTGTAAAATTGACGGCTTCCGGAACGTTTATCGCAACGGCATACTGTAATATCCATGGATTATGGGAAAGTTCACAGGAAATAACAGTCGAATAAGTAAAAAAACAGCGCTTTGATTTGCCAAGCGCTGTTTTTTTACTTATTTTTTATACAAAAATGTCCATTCTTAAGAGGATTTTGTTTTTCTAGAGAGAATATAAGATTTCATGCTTATTTTAGCAAAGAGTGGGTATGGTAACTGCTAGGAGTTAGGGTTTGCTGGCGGTTTGGTAAAGAAAAAGGGGGATAGGAATGGCATTAGTTGTAAAAAAATTCGGTGGAAGCTCGGTAGCTACCCCGGAAAAAATATTGGCGGTGGCTCAAAGAGTGCTAGCCGAAAAGAGTCTGGAAGACAAGGTGGTTGTGGTGGTATCGGCGATGGGGGATACTACGGATGATTTAATCTCTTTAGCGAATGCGGTTATGGATCCGGTTTATAATAATAGCCGGGAGATGGACATGCTGCTGGCAACCGGTGAGCAGATTTCTATTGCTTTATTATCCATGGCTTTTGCGCGGCTGGGTCAGCCAGCCATATCGCTTACCGGAATGCAGGCAGGTGTTCAATCCAATACCGCATATGGTAAAGGGAGAATTTTGGATATTACGCCCGAACGGGTACTGGCTGAGCTTAATAAGGGTAAAATCGTTGTAGTAGCAGGTTTTCAGGGCGTGACGCCGGACGGGGATATCATCACCCTAGGGCGGGGCGGTTCAGATACTTCGGCAGTGGCGTTGGCGGGAGCATTGCGGGCCGATGCCTGTGAAATATTTACCGATGTTGATGGAATTTATTCTGCCGATCCGAGAGTAGTACCTACGGCCAGAAAAATGAAAGAGATCACCTATAATGAGATGTTGGAAATGGCTCGCCTCGGAGCCGGTGTTATGCAGCCCAGATCGGTTGAGATGGGGAAATTTTACGGTGTTCCTATCCATGTCCGCTCGACATTTACACAAAATGAGGGAACTTTTATTAGGGAGGAATATACAGTGGAAGAAAAAGAATTTATTATTCGCGGCGTAACTCATGATACGAATGTAGCTAAAATTGCTGTATTGGGTGTGCCTGATCGTCCGGGTATTGCATATAAACTTTTTTCTGCCTTGGCAGAGGCCAATATAGACGTCGATATGATTGTACAAAGTGTGCGCAGTACCCAGAAAAATATTATTGATATGGTGTTTACTATTGCGCAGCCTGATATTGTACAAGCCAGGCAAATTGTGGAAAAAATTGGTGAAGAACTGGGGACTATGGGAGTTCAAGTGGAAGAAAATGTGGCCAAAGTTTCTGTAGTTGGTGCCGGTATGCTGGGAAATCCAGGGATTGCCGCTAATATGTTCGGGGCGCTGGCCGATGCGGAAATAAATATTGAAGTTATCAGTACTTCAGAAATCAGCATATCTTGCGTGATAAAGGCCGAACAGGTAAATGAGGCTGTTCAGGCGATCCATGCCCGCTTTTTTAGTGCGTCATAAGGACGGGATGAAGCGAAATAACTGCTAATATTTTCAACACATATGTCTGTTTTCTCTGTGGCATTCTATCATTAGAACCTTAGGTTACAATATAAAATATGAAATGGAGGTTTTGCGTAATGTCAAGGAGTAAAAAACCTGTGAACCCGGCGGCGCAAAAGGCTCTCGACCAGCTTAAGGAAGAAACGGCATCAGAAATTGGCTTGAAGGACTATAAGAACACCTATAAAGGTGCTCTGACCTCAGCCGACAACGGCAGAGTCGGCGGGCACATGGTCCGCAAAATGATTCAGGCCCAAGAAAACAGTTTTAGCAATAGTAAGTAAGCAACAGGCCATTTGGCCTGTTTTTTTATGTACTACAATGGTAATGAGTATAAATATGGATAATATCGTTAAATTGTCAGGCGTGGCAGGATTTTATATAGAGAATTTAGAAAATAATACAGACACGATTTTACATTATTATCTATAGGTAGTGCCTTTGTGTTCCGGAAATAATAATCCTATGCCAAGTAAGAAGGAGGTAGTAGCATGGGATATCGAAGGAAAAACTGGATTGATGATACAAGTTTTGAATTTCCCAGGACTGGTTTTTGGATTATTCATGTGGCAGGTTCACTACTGCTTTTTCTTATGGGAATGCGCTTTGCTGCCCGCCGGGCGCCACTACCTGTCATCCTGTTTCGCTTATTAAAAACATTAAGGTAATAAAGGCTTCCTGTCGTGGTGAACAGAAGTTCACCATTTTTCTTAATATAACAACAAACCAGTTATTTCTATATTAGCCAGATCATGTTTCATAAGTGCAAATTATATATTGCTCTATGCATATACTGAGTATTATTACTCTGGAGGTTATCTATGAAGAGTTCAAATGTAAAAATTCAATTTACTAACGGGGAAGTCGGCGAATATGATAAAGGCAGTTCTTTATTAGACATTGCCCGTGAACGGGCAGTCCTATACACATCTCCGATTGTTGCTGCCAAAGTGAATAATGAAATAAAGGATTTGCAATCACGGGTTGACTCAGATTGTTCTATTGATTTTCTCGATTTGCAAACGGAAACCGGAATCAAAGTGTATGAGCGCAGTTTGACTTTTGTTATGATTGCCGCAGCTAAGGAGCTTTTTCCCAATGCGACATTAACAGTCGAACATTCCTTAAGCAAGGGATTATACTGTGAGCTGTATTTAGGCAGAAAGACGGAGCGGGCAGATATTGCTCAGTTAGAAGGAAGAATGCGCGAAATAGTGGCGGAAGACAGGCCGATTGTTCGCAAGACGATGCCGAGAGAAGAGGCAATCCGATTGTTGGAAGCAGATGGCCAAGTGGAGCATGTGCGTTTATTAAAGCAGGTGAAACGGGAAAATGTCAGTGTTTATTATTGCGGACAGGTATTTGACTATTTTTATGGAACAATGACGCCAAGCACAGGGTGTTTGCAGGTGTTTGAATTGACTTTTTATGAACCGGGATTAATTTTGCGTTTTCCTGAAAAAGAACGCCCCGATGCATTGCCCGCCTTCATCGATCAGCCCAAATTAGCGCAGATTTTTTTAGAAGCAGAGCGGTGGGGCAAGATTTTGGGGTGTGGCTATGTGGCTGCGCTTAACGATTTTATTACAACAAATAAAATCAGTGATATTATTCGAGTTGCCGAAGCGCTGCACGAGAAGAAACTGGCCCAGATTGCCGATTTTATTGCCGGTCATAGTGATCAAGTCCGAGTAATTCTAATTGCCGGTCCTTCTTCTTCAGGTAAAACTACTTTTGCCCGTCGTCTGGGTATTCAATTACGGGTGAATGATATCCGACCGGTTCCGATATCGCTTGATGATTATTTTGTTGATCGCGAGCACACGCCACATGATGAGAATGGTGACTATGATTTCGAGGCGCTGGAGGCTATTGATTTAGAATTATTTAACAGGCATTTGATCCAGTTGTTACGTGGTGAGGAAGTGGACTTGCCGACATTCAATTTTCTAACAGGAAAAAGAGAGTATCAAGGGAATAAAATCAGGCTTGATAAGGACCAGCCTCTGATCATAGAGGGAATTCACGGATTAAATGAAAGACTTACCGCAGCTATTCCGCGGGAACAAAAAATAAAGATATATATTAGTGCTCTTACCCAGTTGTCGATTGATACTCATAACCGTATTCCCACAACGGATACCCGGCTGATCCGGAGAATTGTCCGCGATAGTCAGTTTAGATCCCATGATGCCCTGGGAACGCTGCGGATGTGGCTGTCTGTGAGGAGAGGAGAGGAAAAGAATATTTTTCCCTACCAGGAAGATGCGGATGTCATGTTTAATTCGGCCTTGTTGTATGAATTAGCCGTATTGAAGAAATATGCCGAACCTCTGCTGGAAAGAGTCACTTTAAATGATGATGTATATCCGGAGGCAAAACGATTACTTAAGTTTCTATCTTATTTCAGTAATTTGGAGACAGATGAAATACCACACAATTCCATCATCCGGGAGTTTATCGGAAATTCCTGCTTTTATTAAATAAAACGAAAGCCCCTCGTCCTGTCAGGACGAGGGGCTTTTTGTTTAGCTTAACGGTTGTTTTTAAAGAACTCCAGTGCAACTTCCGGGAACAATGCGTAAGACAATACATCTTCAACAGAAGCATTGGGATAACCCTTTTCGGCAAGCTGTGCTTTAAGAGTATCCAATTGCGGCGGGATATCATCTGCAGGACGATAGTCGATAATCGGTTCATTGCCAATGATTTTTTCCCGTACTTCTTCGGCAACCGGCAGCGGAGTGCGGCCATATTTACCACGGGCCAAGTCTTTAACTTCACGGGGAACAATTTTATAACGTTCACCCAGCATGACATTGAAAGTAGCCATGGAACCGACAATCTGGCTGGTCGGAGTTACCAACGGAGGATAGCCAAGGTCGGCGCGAACACGCGGCATTTCTTCCAACAGATCTTGGTATTTTTCTTCCATACCTTGTTCTTTTAATTGGTTGTACAGGTTGGAAAGCATACCGCCAGGAATCTGGAAGTCAAGCACATTTGTGTCTACATCAAAGTAGGTTTTCAGGCCGAAATCTTTAGCCAGGCTCTTCTTAACGTCTGCGAAATGCAAGGCCAACGGTTTAAGATTTTTACGGTCAATGCCGGTATCATATTCAGTGCCTTCCAAGGTGGCAATCATACTTTCGGTACAAGGCTGGGACGTACCAAGAGCAAACGGAGACAAAGCACAGTCAATAATGTCTACGCCTGCTTCAATAGCCTTTAAATAAGCCATGGAGCCGAAGCCGCTGGTATAGTGGGTATGCAATTCAATGGGAACCTTGATTTCCGATTTGAGAGCTTTTACCAGGTCATAAGCCACGTAAGGCTTCAATAAACCGGACATGTCTTTAATACAAATGGAGTTTACACCGCGATCAACCAATTCATGGGCCAACTTGATGTAACTTTCGTTTGTGTGGTAAGGGCTGATAGTGTACACACATACACCCTGCACATGAGCGCCTGACTCAATACCGGCTTTGATGGCCACTTCCAGGTTGCGGACGTCATTGAGGGCATCGAAAACGCGAATCACGCCAACGCCATATTCAACCATTTTCTTAACGAACAATTCAACCACATCGTCGGCATAATGATTATAGCCTAAAATGTTTTGACCTCTAAGCAACATGGAAATAGGAGTTTTCTTCACGTGTTTCTTTAAAGTTTTCAGTCTTTCCCAGGGATCTTCATTCAAAAAGCGCAGGCAGCTGTCAAAAGTTGCGCCGCCCCAAGCTTCCAAAGCGAAATAACCGACATTATCAAGTTGCTCTAATGAAGGCAGCATATCATTGATACGCATGCGAGTAGCAGCTAGTGATTGATGTCCATCACGCAAAACTGTTTCCGTAATTTTTACAGGTCTTTTTGCAGACATATTTTTCCCCTCCGTTCAATGTTTATCAGAATAACTTCGATGATAGTAAAGAAAGTTATTTACTGAACAATCTTTTACACCCTTATTTTACCTCATTGCCTTTGGTTTTGCAAACCTATTGTGTCTTGTAGACTGTATACATTATAGTTTTTCTGAAAAGTTCATTTTTTATTTCATTTAAGTAACTGTCCATATCCAGGAAACAAAGTTATTTGTAATTGCCGGTATATTGAGTGGGCACAATAAGATTAGTACGTATCTTGTTGTGGGGAATTTTGCCGGAAAAATGGATCAAGGGAGAGAGAAGGCGTTTGGGTAATAAGCAACAACTGAAAAAGGAGCTTAATTTCGCTGCTGCTTTAGCGTTAGTCGTTGGCATGGTGATTGGCTCAGGGATTTTTATTAAAGCCGGCAAAGTGGTGGAACTGGCAGGTAATTCTAATATGGCGCTTTTAGCATGGGCGGCAGGAGGCATCATCACATTATGTGCTGGACTGACAATAGCCGAATTGGGGGCATGTATTCCTCAAACCGGCGGCGTGTATGCTTATTTGGAAAATATATATGGTAAATTTCCGGCATTTCTGTTTGGTTGGGTGCAAAGC contains these protein-coding regions:
- a CDS encoding YajQ family cyclic di-GMP-binding protein, yielding MAKDCSFDIVSDVDMQEVDNAVNQTAKEISQRFDFRGSKSSIALEAEEIKIIGDDDYKLQSVIDILQTKIVKRGISLKALDYGKVDPASHGTVRQIIKIKKGIDKETAKLVVAAIKESKLKVQPQIMDDQVRVSGKNKDDLQNTIAKLKQMDFKVDLQFVNFRS
- the uraA gene encoding uracil permease, producing MINRVIQVEERLPLLQTFPLSLQHLFAMFGATVLVPILFKVNPATILLFNGIGTLLYLMICKGKIPAYLGSSFAFISPVLAVIPQYGYPAALGGFIIAGVIFSVVALSISATGTKWIDVVFPPAAMGAIVAVIGLELAPVAAGMAGLTAEKLDPNVVTVSIFTLLVTVFGSILFRGFMSIIPILIGVLSGYVLASLTGLVDLSGIEKAPWFAIPQFYAPEFNFSAIAVIIPAALVVIAEHIGHLVVTGNIVGRDLTKDPGLHRSLLGNGLSTLLSGFFGSTPNTTYGENIGVMAITKVYSVWVIGGAAVLAIVLSFVGKLAAAIQSIPTAVMGGVSLLLFGVIAASGIRMLVESKVDYSRSRNLILTSIVLIIGVSGASITFGTVTLKGMALATIVSIILSLAFKVLDVIGLTNDQQ
- a CDS encoding class II SORL domain-containing protein, which encodes MKIAEVIQTADWKAEKHVPVINAPAQVKAGEKFSVKVCVGQEIAHPNTTEHHIRWIKLYFKPTNGKFVYEVASFEFNAHGESTDGANKGPVYTETDSQATVKLTASGTFIATAYCNIHGLWESSQEITVE
- a CDS encoding aspartate kinase, which codes for MALVVKKFGGSSVATPEKILAVAQRVLAEKSLEDKVVVVVSAMGDTTDDLISLANAVMDPVYNNSREMDMLLATGEQISIALLSMAFARLGQPAISLTGMQAGVQSNTAYGKGRILDITPERVLAELNKGKIVVVAGFQGVTPDGDIITLGRGGSDTSAVALAGALRADACEIFTDVDGIYSADPRVVPTARKMKEITYNEMLEMARLGAGVMQPRSVEMGKFYGVPIHVRSTFTQNEGTFIREEYTVEEKEFIIRGVTHDTNVAKIAVLGVPDRPGIAYKLFSALAEANIDVDMIVQSVRSTQKNIIDMVFTIAQPDIVQARQIVEKIGEELGTMGVQVEENVAKVSVVGAGMLGNPGIAANMFGALADAEINIEVISTSEISISCVIKAEQVNEAVQAIHARFFSAS
- a CDS encoding alpha/beta-type small acid-soluble spore protein, translating into MSRSKKPVNPAAQKALDQLKEETASEIGLKDYKNTYKGALTSADNGRVGGHMVRKMIQAQENSFSNSK
- a CDS encoding nucleoside kinase; the encoded protein is MKSSNVKIQFTNGEVGEYDKGSSLLDIARERAVLYTSPIVAAKVNNEIKDLQSRVDSDCSIDFLDLQTETGIKVYERSLTFVMIAAAKELFPNATLTVEHSLSKGLYCELYLGRKTERADIAQLEGRMREIVAEDRPIVRKTMPREEAIRLLEADGQVEHVRLLKQVKRENVSVYYCGQVFDYFYGTMTPSTGCLQVFELTFYEPGLILRFPEKERPDALPAFIDQPKLAQIFLEAERWGKILGCGYVAALNDFITTNKISDIIRVAEALHEKKLAQIADFIAGHSDQVRVILIAGPSSSGKTTFARRLGIQLRVNDIRPVPISLDDYFVDREHTPHDENGDYDFEALEAIDLELFNRHLIQLLRGEEVDLPTFNFLTGKREYQGNKIRLDKDQPLIIEGIHGLNERLTAAIPREQKIKIYISALTQLSIDTHNRIPTTDTRLIRRIVRDSQFRSHDALGTLRMWLSVRRGEEKNIFPYQEDADVMFNSALLYELAVLKKYAEPLLERVTLNDDVYPEAKRLLKFLSYFSNLETDEIPHNSIIREFIGNSCFY
- a CDS encoding pyruvate carboxylase subunit B encodes the protein MSAKRPVKITETVLRDGHQSLAATRMRINDMLPSLEQLDNVGYFALEAWGGATFDSCLRFLNEDPWERLKTLKKHVKKTPISMLLRGQNILGYNHYADDVVELFVKKMVEYGVGVIRVFDALNDVRNLEVAIKAGIESGAHVQGVCVYTISPYHTNESYIKLAHELVDRGVNSICIKDMSGLLKPYVAYDLVKALKSEIKVPIELHTHYTSGFGSMAYLKAIEAGVDIIDCALSPFALGTSQPCTESMIATLEGTEYDTGIDRKNLKPLALHFADVKKSLAKDFGLKTYFDVDTNVLDFQIPGGMLSNLYNQLKEQGMEEKYQDLLEEMPRVRADLGYPPLVTPTSQIVGSMATFNVMLGERYKIVPREVKDLARGKYGRTPLPVAEEVREKIIGNEPIIDYRPADDIPPQLDTLKAQLAEKGYPNASVEDVLSYALFPEVALEFFKNNR